In Thauera aromatica K172, one DNA window encodes the following:
- a CDS encoding multifunctional CCA addition/repair protein: MQTYVVGGAVRDALLGLPVQDRDWVVVGSTPEAMLAQGFRPVGRDFPVFLHPETNEEYALARTERKSGHGYTGFVCHASPDVTLEQDLLRRDLTINAIARDGEGRLIDPYGGVRDLEAHVFRHVSPAFAEDPLRILRVARFAARFTAFTVAPETLALMRRMVDHGEVDHLVAERVWQEFARGLMEAQPSRMIRSLRECGALARLLPELDRLFGIPQPERYHPEIDTGEHVLQVLDQAAACALPLAVRWACLLHDLGKGDTPAHILPHHYGHEAASARRAREVSIRLKAPAECRELAEMVAREHGILGQVAVLRPQTVVALLERCDVLRRPERFERMLQAAACDHAGRGTAAAERVADWPPLAHWRAAARAVRALDAGAIARSCPDKSRIADAIHAARVAAVRALDATAATARGAVPPPPASPPFGGKSGPAA; the protein is encoded by the coding sequence GGGCTGCCGGTCCAGGACCGCGACTGGGTGGTGGTCGGCAGCACCCCGGAGGCCATGCTCGCGCAAGGCTTCCGCCCGGTGGGGCGGGATTTCCCGGTCTTTCTCCATCCTGAAACCAATGAGGAGTACGCGCTCGCCCGCACCGAGCGCAAGTCCGGCCACGGCTACACCGGCTTCGTCTGCCACGCCTCGCCGGACGTCACCCTCGAACAAGACCTGCTGCGCCGCGACCTCACCATCAACGCCATTGCGCGCGACGGGGAAGGCCGCCTGATCGACCCCTACGGCGGCGTGCGCGATCTCGAAGCGCACGTGTTCCGCCACGTCTCCCCGGCCTTCGCCGAGGATCCGCTGCGCATCCTGCGCGTGGCACGCTTCGCCGCGCGCTTCACCGCGTTCACCGTGGCCCCCGAAACGCTGGCGCTGATGCGCCGGATGGTCGATCACGGCGAAGTCGACCACCTCGTCGCCGAGCGCGTCTGGCAGGAATTCGCCCGCGGCCTGATGGAAGCCCAGCCTTCGCGCATGATCCGCAGCCTGCGCGAGTGCGGCGCGCTCGCCCGCCTGCTGCCCGAACTCGACCGCCTGTTCGGCATTCCCCAGCCGGAGCGCTACCACCCCGAGATCGACACCGGCGAGCATGTGTTGCAGGTCCTCGACCAGGCCGCCGCCTGCGCCCTGCCGCTGGCGGTGCGCTGGGCCTGCCTGCTGCACGACCTCGGCAAGGGCGACACCCCCGCCCACATCCTGCCGCACCACTACGGCCACGAAGCGGCCAGCGCGCGGCGCGCACGTGAAGTCTCGATCCGCCTGAAGGCACCGGCCGAGTGCCGCGAACTCGCCGAGATGGTCGCACGCGAACACGGCATCCTCGGCCAGGTGGCCGTGCTGCGTCCGCAGACGGTGGTGGCACTGCTCGAGCGCTGCGACGTCCTGCGACGTCCGGAGCGCTTCGAGCGGATGCTCCAGGCCGCCGCCTGCGACCATGCCGGGCGCGGCACCGCCGCCGCGGAGCGGGTCGCTGACTGGCCGCCGCTGGCGCACTGGCGCGCGGCCGCCCGGGCGGTGCGCGCGCTCGACGCCGGCGCCATCGCCCGCAGCTGTCCCGACAAGAGCCGCATCGCCGACGCTATCCATGCCGCCCGGGTCGCCGCGGTGCGGGCCCTCGACGCCACCGCCGCCACGGCCCGCGGCGCTGTGCCGCCACCCCCCGCAAGCCCGCCGTTCGGCGGCAAGAGCGGCCCCGCGGCATGA
- a CDS encoding glutathione S-transferase family protein — translation MITLHTWATPNGHKISIALEELGLEYAVRKVDLRREEQFAPDFVAVSPNNKIPAIVDEDGPDGTPIALFESGAILIYLAEKAGRLLPAEPRPRYETLQWLMFQMASIGPMLGQAHHFLRFAPDIVPYAIDRYSKEAARLYKVLDTRLAERDWLAGAEYSIADIATFPWIRRHEWQGIDLARHPNVKRWFDTVAARPAVQRGLEVPQ, via the coding sequence ATGATCACTCTGCACACCTGGGCCACCCCCAACGGCCACAAGATCTCGATCGCGCTCGAAGAGCTCGGCCTCGAGTACGCGGTGCGAAAGGTCGACCTGCGCCGCGAGGAGCAATTCGCGCCCGACTTTGTCGCCGTCAGCCCGAACAACAAGATTCCCGCGATCGTCGACGAAGACGGCCCGGACGGCACCCCGATCGCCCTGTTCGAGTCGGGCGCGATCCTCATCTACCTCGCCGAAAAGGCCGGACGCCTGCTGCCGGCGGAACCGCGACCGCGCTACGAAACCCTGCAGTGGCTGATGTTCCAGATGGCCAGCATCGGTCCGATGCTGGGCCAGGCCCACCACTTCCTGCGCTTCGCCCCCGACATCGTGCCCTACGCCATCGACCGCTATTCGAAGGAGGCCGCGCGCCTGTACAAGGTCCTCGACACCCGCCTGGCCGAGCGCGACTGGCTCGCCGGCGCCGAATACTCGATCGCCGACATCGCCACCTTCCCCTGGATCCGGCGCCACGAGTGGCAGGGCATCGACCTCGCCCGCCATCCCAACGTGAAGCGCTGGTTCGACACCGTCGCCGCGCGCCCCGCGGTGCAGCGCGGCCTGGAAGTCCCGCAATGA
- a CDS encoding alpha/beta hydrolase: protein MNSTRFGELEVLCRAPQQPAHASPLLFVHGAYVSAWCWDEHFLPWFAARGWTSYALSLSGHGGSRRRDHLDTYSIDDYVRDVAEVAARLPAPPVLVGHSMGGMVVQKYLEQYDAPAAVLMSSVPPQGLMGSAFGLMLKRPALLADLNRIMTGSEVDLDSLREALFHQPVAPADLRRYYRLSQPESHRAIWDMSLFNLPHPMRMHQVPMLILGAAHDALIPPDQVRMTAVTYGRQAEIFPDLGHGLMLERGWEEVAAHIDAWLRERKL, encoded by the coding sequence ATGAACTCGACCCGCTTCGGCGAGCTGGAAGTGCTGTGCCGGGCGCCGCAGCAGCCGGCCCACGCCAGCCCGCTCCTGTTCGTGCACGGCGCCTACGTTTCCGCCTGGTGCTGGGACGAACACTTCCTGCCTTGGTTCGCCGCACGCGGCTGGACCAGCTACGCGCTGTCGCTGTCGGGCCACGGCGGCAGCCGCCGCCGCGACCACCTCGACACCTACTCGATCGACGACTACGTGCGCGACGTCGCCGAAGTCGCCGCCCGCCTGCCAGCACCGCCGGTCCTCGTGGGGCACTCGATGGGCGGCATGGTGGTGCAGAAGTACCTCGAACAGTACGACGCCCCCGCTGCGGTGTTGATGTCTTCGGTGCCGCCCCAGGGCCTGATGGGCTCGGCCTTCGGCCTGATGCTCAAGCGCCCCGCCCTGCTCGCCGACCTCAACCGCATCATGACGGGCAGTGAGGTCGACCTCGACAGCCTGCGCGAAGCCCTCTTCCACCAGCCGGTGGCGCCGGCCGACCTGCGGCGCTACTACCGCCTCAGCCAGCCGGAATCGCACCGTGCGATCTGGGACATGTCGCTGTTCAACCTGCCCCACCCGATGCGCATGCACCAGGTGCCGATGCTGATCCTCGGCGCCGCCCACGACGCCCTGATCCCACCCGACCAGGTGCGCATGACCGCCGTCACCTATGGCCGCCAGGCCGAAATCTTCCCCGATCTCGGCCACGGCCTGATGCTCGAGCGCGGCTGGGAAGAGGTCGCCGCGCATATCGACGCCTGGCTCCGCGAACGCAAGCTGTGA
- a CDS encoding methyl-accepting chemotaxis protein, with protein MNFIERLKVGHRFGLIGAMALVLTLAPTLLFVDAAADGMHSARLEASGAAPSKAALTLIQLTQQHRGLTSMALNGNAEAQARRGAKQIEVARAIDALSPLIGADLGNPAIEATWARARQSWKSLTSRIAGGNIDPAQSFTAHTALIDDLFQTTDLLSDAYGLSRDPKIDSSQLIQAMVYALPALTEELGKARATGAALLTTGTASAADLQQLAVYVARARGELERMTLALDKASHANSLIKSRLGTRAREASELTRQALKLAATDIIEAAQLSAPPAPYFARLTQAIDTLVALNNEAMDVLETVLDSRASSLSTQLYLLIAFLLALAAAAGVVGVLAARSITRQLGGEPGVVVDIASAVAEGDLGSDIPASQHNPHSIMAAMARMQSALHGIVHTVRHSAEAIAIASEQIAQGNGDLAARTEKQAGALEKTAAAMEQLSTTVRQNADNAGQANALAQNASTVATRGGELVFEVVATMKDISDSARRIADIISVIDGIAFQTNILALNAAVEAARAGDQGRGFAVVASEVRSLAQRSAEAAKEIKQLITSSVARTEQGSALVDRAGDTMKEVVASIHRVTDIMGEISSASAEQSIGVTHVGQAVTQMDQSTQQNAALVEEMAAAASSLNKQAQELVRSMSVFRFDQARLEEQALPEGHSGSAPVRRPAMALLSA; from the coding sequence ATGAATTTCATCGAAAGACTGAAAGTCGGCCATCGGTTCGGCCTGATCGGGGCGATGGCCCTCGTGCTGACCCTGGCACCGACCCTGTTGTTCGTCGACGCCGCAGCCGACGGCATGCACTCGGCGCGCCTCGAAGCGAGCGGTGCAGCCCCCTCGAAAGCCGCCCTGACGCTGATCCAGCTCACCCAGCAGCACCGCGGCCTCACGTCGATGGCGCTCAACGGCAATGCCGAGGCCCAAGCCCGGCGCGGCGCCAAACAGATTGAGGTCGCTCGGGCCATCGATGCCCTGTCTCCCTTGATCGGCGCGGATCTCGGCAACCCGGCGATCGAGGCCACCTGGGCCCGGGCCCGGCAAAGCTGGAAAAGCCTCACCTCCCGGATTGCCGGCGGCAACATCGACCCGGCACAAAGCTTCACCGCGCACACCGCCCTGATCGACGACTTGTTCCAGACCACGGACCTGCTGTCCGATGCCTACGGCCTGTCGCGTGACCCCAAAATCGACAGCTCCCAACTGATCCAGGCGATGGTGTACGCCCTGCCCGCCCTCACCGAAGAGCTGGGCAAGGCCCGCGCCACCGGTGCCGCGCTGCTGACGACGGGGACGGCCAGCGCCGCGGACCTCCAGCAGCTGGCGGTGTATGTGGCGCGCGCCCGCGGCGAGCTCGAGCGCATGACGCTCGCTCTCGACAAGGCCTCGCATGCGAACTCCCTCATCAAGAGCCGCCTCGGCACCCGGGCCCGCGAAGCATCCGAGCTTACCCGCCAGGCATTGAAGCTGGCGGCCACGGACATCATCGAGGCGGCGCAGCTCAGCGCGCCTCCCGCGCCCTATTTCGCGCGCCTCACCCAGGCGATCGACACCCTCGTCGCGCTCAACAACGAAGCCATGGACGTGCTCGAAACCGTGCTCGACAGCCGAGCCTCGAGCCTGAGCACCCAGCTCTACCTGCTGATCGCGTTCCTCCTCGCGCTGGCGGCCGCAGCCGGAGTCGTCGGCGTGCTCGCCGCACGCTCCATCACCCGCCAGCTCGGGGGCGAGCCCGGCGTCGTCGTCGACATCGCCAGCGCCGTCGCCGAGGGCGATCTCGGCAGCGACATTCCGGCCTCCCAGCACAATCCGCACAGCATCATGGCGGCGATGGCGAGAATGCAGTCCGCATTGCACGGGATCGTCCATACCGTACGCCACAGCGCCGAAGCCATCGCCATCGCCTCGGAACAGATCGCTCAGGGCAACGGCGACCTTGCCGCGCGTACCGAAAAACAGGCCGGCGCCCTGGAAAAGACCGCGGCGGCCATGGAGCAGCTCAGCACCACCGTCCGGCAGAATGCGGACAACGCGGGCCAGGCCAATGCCCTCGCGCAGAACGCTTCCACCGTCGCCACCCGCGGCGGGGAACTCGTCTTCGAAGTGGTCGCCACCATGAAGGACATCAGCGACAGCGCGCGCCGCATCGCCGACATCATCAGCGTCATCGACGGCATCGCATTCCAGACCAACATCCTCGCCCTCAATGCTGCGGTCGAAGCCGCACGCGCCGGCGACCAGGGCCGGGGCTTCGCCGTGGTCGCCAGCGAAGTGCGCAGCCTCGCCCAGCGCAGCGCCGAAGCCGCCAAGGAAATCAAGCAGCTGATCACGTCCAGCGTCGCCCGCACCGAACAGGGCAGCGCCCTGGTCGACCGCGCCGGCGACACGATGAAGGAGGTCGTCGCCAGCATCCACCGCGTCACCGACATCATGGGCGAGATCAGCTCCGCCAGCGCCGAGCAAAGCATCGGCGTGACCCATGTCGGGCAAGCCGTCACCCAGATGGATCAATCCACCCAGCAGAATGCCGCGCTGGTGGAAGAAATGGCCGCGGCGGCGTCGAGCCTCAACAAGCAGGCGCAGGAACTGGTGCGCTCGATGAGCGTATTCCGCTTCGACCAGGCCCGGCTCGAAGAGCAGGCGCTGCCGGAGGGCCATTCGGGCAGCGCCCCTGTTCGCCGGCCCGCGATGGCGCTGCTCAGCGCCTGA
- a CDS encoding class I SAM-dependent methyltransferase — protein MSSLPEPSADALAQSARLLESVAAEIEAAGGWIPFSRYMELALYAPGLGYYSGGARKFGPGGDFITAPELTPLFGQALAAQLEQVMRASAAQVIEVGAGTGLLAADLLLELERRGCLPEQYGILELSGELRARQADTLAQKAPRLAARVHWLDALPERFSGAVVANEVLDVMPVHLLVSRADGLFERGVALAAEGAGASRLCWADVPAAGAVRAAALALSLPAPAGGEYVTELNLAGRAWVAAWAERLQAGTMLLIDYGYPRAEYYLPSRASGTLLCYYRHHAHGDPFLWPGLNDITAFVDFTAVAEAGFEAGLDVQGYTTQARFLFNCGVLQCLERRGPREGADYIRAARAVQRLTAPQEMGELFKVLALGRGLDGPLLGFASGDRVHAL, from the coding sequence ATGTCTTCCCTGCCCGAACCGTCTGCCGATGCGCTCGCCCAGAGCGCCCGCCTGCTCGAATCCGTCGCTGCCGAAATCGAGGCCGCGGGCGGCTGGATTCCGTTCTCGCGCTACATGGAGCTGGCCCTGTATGCGCCGGGCCTGGGTTATTACAGCGGCGGCGCGCGAAAGTTCGGCCCCGGCGGGGATTTCATTACCGCGCCCGAGCTGACGCCGCTGTTCGGTCAGGCGCTGGCGGCGCAACTCGAGCAGGTGATGCGGGCGAGCGCGGCGCAGGTGATCGAAGTCGGCGCCGGCACCGGCCTGCTCGCCGCCGACCTGCTGCTCGAACTCGAGCGCCGCGGCTGTCTGCCGGAACAGTACGGCATTCTCGAGCTGTCGGGCGAGTTGCGCGCCCGCCAGGCCGACACCCTGGCGCAGAAGGCGCCGCGGCTGGCGGCCCGGGTGCATTGGCTGGATGCGCTGCCGGAGCGCTTTTCCGGTGCGGTGGTGGCGAACGAGGTGCTCGACGTGATGCCGGTGCACCTGCTGGTGTCGCGCGCCGACGGGCTGTTCGAGCGCGGAGTCGCTCTTGCCGCGGAGGGGGCGGGCGCTTCCCGGCTGTGCTGGGCCGACGTGCCCGCTGCCGGTGCGGTGCGCGCGGCCGCTCTCGCGCTCTCGCTGCCGGCACCGGCGGGCGGCGAATACGTCACCGAGCTCAACCTCGCCGGCCGCGCCTGGGTCGCGGCGTGGGCCGAGCGCCTGCAGGCGGGCACGATGTTGCTGATCGACTATGGCTATCCGCGCGCCGAGTATTACCTGCCGTCGCGCGCCAGCGGCACCCTGCTGTGCTACTACCGTCACCATGCGCACGGCGATCCTTTCCTGTGGCCGGGGCTCAACGACATCACCGCCTTCGTCGATTTCACCGCGGTGGCCGAGGCCGGGTTCGAGGCCGGCCTCGACGTGCAGGGCTACACCACCCAGGCCCGGTTCCTGTTCAACTGCGGCGTGCTGCAGTGCCTGGAGCGCCGCGGGCCGCGCGAAGGGGCGGATTACATCCGCGCCGCGCGCGCGGTGCAGCGCCTGACCGCGCCGCAGGAAATGGGCGAGCTGTTCAAGGTACTGGCGCTGGGCCGTGGTCTGGACGGCCCCCTGCTGGGGTTCGCGAGCGGGGACCGGGTGCATGCGCTGTAA
- a CDS encoding pteridine reductase → MTPLPPSPAPLILVTGAARRVGAGIARELHAAGARVALHYRHSADAAAALAADFNARRPDSAFTVGADLARFGAAEELASRVLALGGRLDGLVNNASSFFPTPIGRIDRAAWDELIGSNLMGPLFLSQALAPALQASAGAIVNLVDIHAERPLPQYPLYSAAKAGLAGLTRALAVELAPAVRVNGVSPGPIEWPEDGQFSAAERQYIVDHTLLKRAGSATDIARTVRFLLFDAPYITGQIIAVDGGRSAHL, encoded by the coding sequence ATGACGCCGCTTCCTCCTTCCCCCGCTCCGCTCATCCTCGTCACCGGCGCAGCGCGCCGCGTCGGCGCCGGCATTGCCCGCGAGCTCCATGCCGCAGGTGCCCGTGTCGCTCTCCACTACCGCCACAGCGCCGATGCCGCCGCCGCCCTCGCCGCCGACTTCAACGCCCGGCGCCCGGACTCCGCGTTCACCGTCGGCGCCGACCTCGCCCGCTTCGGCGCCGCCGAGGAACTGGCCTCCCGCGTGCTGGCCCTCGGCGGCCGCCTCGACGGCCTGGTCAACAACGCTTCGAGTTTCTTCCCCACCCCCATCGGCCGCATCGACCGCGCCGCCTGGGACGAGCTCATCGGCTCCAACCTGATGGGCCCGCTGTTCCTGTCGCAGGCCCTGGCCCCGGCACTGCAGGCCAGCGCCGGCGCCATCGTCAACCTCGTTGACATCCACGCCGAGCGCCCCCTGCCGCAGTACCCCCTGTACAGCGCGGCCAAGGCCGGGCTGGCCGGACTCACCCGCGCCCTGGCCGTCGAGCTGGCGCCCGCGGTGCGGGTCAACGGCGTTTCTCCGGGGCCGATCGAGTGGCCCGAAGACGGCCAGTTCTCGGCCGCCGAACGCCAGTACATCGTCGACCACACCTTGCTCAAGCGTGCCGGCAGCGCCACCGACATCGCACGCACGGTGCGCTTCCTGCTGTTCGACGCGCCCTACATCACCGGACAGATCATCGCCGTCGATGGCGGGCGCAGCGCCCATCTTTGA
- the ttcA gene encoding tRNA 2-thiocytidine(32) synthetase TtcA, with the protein MTAATAPADPHPAASGVEARHSNTFLRLKKKLERSVGEAIGDYNMIGDGDTVMVCVSGGKDSYTLLSCLLALRERAPVDFRIVAMNLDQKQPGFPDHVLPQYFESIGVDYRIVTEDTYSIVKDKIPEGKTTCSLCSRLRRGIIYRTAKEIGATRIALGHHRDDMLETLFLNLFFGGKIKAMPPKLVSDDGNHVVIRPLAYCAEADIARFARAMEYPIIPCNLCGSLEHAQRKQIKAMLQGWAREFPGRIESLATALKNVVPSHLADSRLFDFVSLTQQTVVAEGDTVFDPPELPQARASVVRLQGPGDAR; encoded by the coding sequence GTGACCGCTGCCACCGCTCCCGCCGACCCGCATCCCGCTGCAAGCGGAGTCGAAGCCCGCCATTCGAACACTTTCCTGCGCCTCAAGAAGAAGCTCGAGCGCAGCGTCGGCGAAGCGATCGGCGACTACAACATGATCGGCGACGGCGACACCGTGATGGTGTGCGTCTCGGGTGGCAAGGACTCCTACACCCTGCTGTCGTGCCTGCTCGCACTGCGCGAGCGCGCGCCGGTCGACTTCCGCATCGTGGCGATGAACCTCGACCAGAAGCAGCCCGGCTTTCCCGACCATGTGCTGCCGCAGTATTTCGAATCCATCGGCGTCGACTACCGCATCGTCACCGAGGACACCTACTCGATCGTCAAGGACAAGATCCCCGAAGGCAAGACCACCTGCTCGCTGTGCTCGCGCCTGCGCCGCGGCATCATCTACCGCACCGCGAAGGAGATCGGTGCCACCCGCATCGCCCTCGGCCATCACCGCGACGACATGCTCGAAACCCTGTTCCTGAACCTGTTCTTCGGCGGCAAGATCAAGGCCATGCCGCCGAAGCTGGTCAGCGACGACGGCAACCACGTCGTGATCCGCCCGCTCGCCTACTGCGCCGAGGCCGACATCGCCCGTTTCGCCCGGGCGATGGAGTACCCGATCATCCCGTGCAACCTGTGCGGTTCACTGGAACACGCCCAGCGCAAGCAGATCAAGGCCATGCTGCAGGGCTGGGCGCGCGAGTTTCCGGGCCGCATCGAGTCGCTCGCCACCGCACTGAAGAACGTCGTGCCCTCGCACCTGGCCGACTCGCGCCTGTTCGATTTCGTCAGCCTGACCCAGCAGACGGTGGTGGCCGAAGGCGACACCGTCTTCGATCCGCCCGAGTTGCCGCAGGCGCGCGCCAGCGTGGTCCGCCTGCAGGGCCCCGGCGACGCGCGCTGA
- a CDS encoding PsiF family protein, giving the protein MKTILSAVAASLALSALLPAQAWANPQQERMKRCNAEAKTQALKGEERKAFMSTCLKGKHEEGALPAAAGAGQPAPAGQAPAAAKTAGAAASAPPVAAAAAAAKAKAVDDPARATACNQSATEQSLKGAKRKAFVSECLKG; this is encoded by the coding sequence ATGAAGACCATTCTGTCCGCTGTCGCTGCAAGCCTTGCGTTGTCCGCGCTGCTGCCCGCGCAGGCCTGGGCCAACCCCCAGCAAGAACGCATGAAGCGTTGCAATGCGGAGGCGAAAACACAGGCCCTGAAGGGCGAGGAGCGCAAGGCATTCATGAGCACCTGCCTGAAAGGAAAGCATGAGGAAGGTGCGCTGCCGGCCGCAGCCGGCGCGGGCCAGCCGGCACCCGCCGGGCAGGCGCCGGCTGCGGCGAAAACCGCTGGCGCTGCGGCCTCGGCGCCGCCAGTGGCAGCCGCCGCCGCTGCGGCGAAGGCAAAGGCGGTCGATGATCCGGCCAGGGCGACGGCGTGCAACCAGTCGGCAACCGAGCAATCGCTCAAGGGCGCCAAGCGCAAGGCTTTCGTCAGCGAGTGCCTGAAAGGCTGA
- a CDS encoding YqaA family protein, translated as MHDAELAALGGLALAAFLAATLLPGGSEVVLAGLVTLRPELTLQALLVATAANTAGGMSTYLLGRIVPRKEVPPQLAAVRRWGSLSLLLSWVPLIGDALCAAAGVLRLNGLACLLWMAAGKGLRYAVVVWAAT; from the coding sequence ATGCACGACGCTGAGCTCGCTGCACTCGGCGGGCTGGCGCTGGCGGCCTTTCTCGCCGCCACCCTGCTGCCCGGCGGCTCGGAGGTGGTGCTCGCCGGGCTCGTCACCCTCCGCCCCGAACTCACGCTCCAGGCGCTGCTTGTCGCCACCGCGGCGAATACCGCCGGCGGGATGAGCACCTACCTCCTCGGCCGCATCGTTCCGCGCAAGGAAGTGCCGCCGCAGCTCGCCGCCGTCCGGCGCTGGGGCAGCCTCAGCCTGCTGCTGTCGTGGGTGCCGCTGATCGGCGACGCACTATGCGCCGCCGCCGGCGTGCTGCGCCTGAACGGGCTGGCCTGCCTGCTGTGGATGGCGGCCGGCAAGGGTCTGCGCTACGCTGTCGTGGTGTGGGCGGCAACGTGA